In one Achromobacter spanius genomic region, the following are encoded:
- a CDS encoding ABC transporter permease subunit, whose protein sequence is MTPLAPPRKRMSPGRRHFLMAAPLVVLLLVLLIYPVGQLLLLSVVDDQGFTLAQYHRLFESSVCINVLLITLKISLWTTFFSVVAGYPVAYLISSLTAKRKTSLLFWVLLSFWTSFLVRTFAWVVLLGRNGVVNQLLQALGILDAPANLLYNFGSVLVGMVHALMPLAVLTMLSVMENIDRNLPRAASTLGARPGTAFWKIYFPLSMPGVAAAAIMVFVTAIGFFITPALLGGRKETMITQIIIDQVQQTMNWEFAGAVSVLLLVVVLVVFAIYDKVLGLSTMTGGASTRVRASGKESLSRRAGDAVLTVLANVSDALFALLPKRMRRSVSGTGQSRTLWWMVLIVLAFLSAPAFLMIPLSFDSGSGLTWPPKGFSLQWYEQMFTSPVWMQAITRSLIVGVGTGLLAMLIGTPAAFLLVRANMRGKSAMLAFVLSPIVVPRMIIAVGMFYFFARVGLVGSMIGLILAHTVVAVPYVVITMMAVLRNYDTRLDLAAQSLGAGPWSTLRFVTFPILGAGLMSSFLFAFATSFDELTIALFASGGLNATLPKQFWDEVTLQISPVIAAVSTCLFIFIAALIWLADRLRRRSLAN, encoded by the coding sequence ATGACACCCCTTGCCCCCCCTCGCAAGCGCATGAGCCCCGGCCGCCGCCATTTCCTGATGGCGGCGCCACTGGTCGTGCTGCTATTGGTGCTGCTGATCTATCCGGTTGGCCAGTTGCTGTTGTTAAGCGTGGTCGACGACCAGGGCTTCACGCTGGCGCAGTACCACCGGCTGTTCGAATCGTCGGTGTGTATCAACGTGCTGCTGATCACGTTGAAGATCTCGTTATGGACTACGTTCTTCTCGGTGGTCGCGGGCTACCCGGTGGCCTATCTGATTTCCAGCCTGACGGCCAAGCGCAAGACCTCGCTGTTGTTCTGGGTGCTGCTGTCGTTCTGGACCAGCTTCCTGGTGCGCACCTTTGCGTGGGTGGTGCTGTTGGGCCGCAACGGCGTGGTGAATCAGTTGCTGCAGGCGTTGGGCATCCTGGATGCGCCCGCCAACCTGCTCTACAACTTCGGCAGCGTGCTGGTGGGCATGGTGCATGCGCTGATGCCGCTGGCGGTGCTGACGATGCTGTCCGTCATGGAGAACATCGACCGCAACCTGCCCCGCGCCGCGTCCACGCTGGGCGCGCGCCCGGGCACCGCGTTCTGGAAGATCTATTTCCCGTTGTCGATGCCGGGTGTCGCGGCGGCGGCCATCATGGTGTTCGTGACTGCCATCGGCTTCTTCATCACGCCCGCGCTGCTGGGCGGGCGCAAGGAAACGATGATCACGCAAATCATCATCGACCAGGTGCAGCAGACCATGAACTGGGAGTTCGCTGGCGCGGTGTCGGTGCTGCTGCTGGTGGTGGTGCTGGTGGTGTTCGCCATCTATGACAAGGTGCTGGGCCTGTCCACCATGACGGGCGGCGCGTCTACTCGCGTGCGCGCGTCCGGCAAGGAAAGCCTGTCGCGTCGCGCGGGTGATGCGGTGCTGACAGTGTTGGCCAACGTGTCGGATGCGTTGTTCGCGCTGCTGCCCAAGCGCATGCGGCGTTCGGTGTCGGGCACCGGGCAGTCGCGCACGCTGTGGTGGATGGTGCTGATTGTGCTGGCGTTTCTTAGCGCGCCGGCGTTCTTGATGATTCCGCTGTCGTTTGATTCCGGGTCCGGGCTGACGTGGCCGCCCAAGGGCTTTTCGCTGCAATGGTACGAGCAGATGTTCACGTCGCCCGTCTGGATGCAGGCCATTACGCGGTCGCTGATCGTGGGGGTGGGCACGGGCTTGCTGGCGATGCTGATCGGCACGCCCGCCGCCTTCCTGCTGGTGCGCGCCAACATGCGCGGCAAGTCGGCGATGCTGGCCTTCGTGCTGTCACCCATCGTGGTGCCGCGCATGATCATTGCCGTGGGCATGTTCTATTTCTTCGCCCGCGTGGGTCTGGTGGGTTCGATGATCGGGCTGATCCTGGCGCATACCGTGGTGGCGGTGCCGTATGTGGTGATCACGATGATGGCGGTGCTGCGCAACTACGACACGCGGCTGGACCTGGCGGCGCAAAGCCTGGGCGCGGGGCCGTGGTCCACGCTGCGCTTCGTGACGTTCCCGATTCTGGGCGCGGGACTGATGTCGTCGTTCCTGTTCGCGTTCGCCACGTCGTTCGATGAATTGACGATTGCGCTGTTCGCCTCGGGCGGTCTGAACGCCACGCTGCCCAAACAATTCTGGGACGAGGTGACGCTGCAGATTTCACCCGTGATTGCGGCGGTATCCACCTGCTTGTTTATTTTCATTGCCGCGCTGATCTGGCTGGCCGACAGGCTGCGCCGCCGCAGCCTGGCCAACTGA
- the dapA gene encoding 4-hydroxy-tetrahydrodipicolinate synthase, with protein sequence MLNATHLRGIFPAIPTPVNADDTINVKAAQALVAYLLKQGIDGIVPLGGTGEYGALARAERIRMCKLTVDAVAGRVPVIPGVLDPGFHDALQAGNEFADAGADALMVLTPYYTTPTQAGIRDYFLRYADASPLPVMIYEIPYRTRIAIAPEVLHELSRHENIIGMKACNTDMYHFLRTVAGVDESFAVFSGEDTLLPVHLAAGAKGGIVVTASLLPSAWKQVYALAKEGRTSESMALHRRLIPMMNLAFAETNPGPMKSVMDLIGVDAPEVLDPLVAPAEGLQAKLREELAPLLEEFEGVK encoded by the coding sequence ATGCTGAACGCAACCCATCTGCGCGGAATCTTTCCCGCGATCCCGACGCCGGTCAACGCCGACGACACCATCAACGTTAAGGCGGCCCAGGCGCTGGTGGCCTACCTGCTCAAGCAGGGCATCGACGGCATCGTGCCGTTGGGGGGCACGGGCGAATACGGCGCGCTGGCCCGCGCCGAGCGCATCCGCATGTGCAAGCTGACGGTGGACGCTGTCGCCGGCCGCGTGCCGGTGATACCCGGCGTGCTGGACCCCGGCTTTCATGATGCGCTGCAAGCGGGCAATGAATTCGCGGATGCTGGCGCGGATGCCCTGATGGTGCTGACGCCGTATTACACGACGCCGACGCAAGCTGGCATACGCGATTATTTCCTGCGCTATGCGGACGCGTCGCCGCTGCCCGTGATGATCTACGAAATTCCGTACCGCACGCGGATTGCGATTGCGCCGGAGGTGCTGCACGAGCTGTCGCGCCATGAAAATATCATCGGCATGAAGGCGTGCAATACCGACATGTATCACTTCCTGCGCACGGTGGCGGGGGTGGATGAATCGTTCGCGGTGTTCAGTGGGGAAGATACCTTGCTGCCGGTGCATCTGGCCGCCGGCGCAAAGGGTGGAATCGTGGTAACGGCAAGCCTGCTGCCGTCGGCGTGGAAGCAGGTGTATGCGTTGGCAAAGGAAGGTCGCACGAGTGAGTCGATGGCGCTGCACCGCCGCTTGATTCCGATGATGAACCTGGCGTTTGCGGAAACAAATCCGGGGCCGATGAAGTCGGTGATGGATTTGATCGGGGTAGATGCGCCCGAGGTGCTAGATCCGCTGGTGGCCCCGGCGGAGGGGTTGCAGGCGAAGCTGCGTGAGGAGTTGGCGCCGCTGTTGGAGGAGTTTGAGGGGGTGAAGTAG
- a CDS encoding IclR family transcriptional regulator — protein MRKKNIDDTQEEQAPTATRSSLFVGSTEKAFQVLHAFDGSKRHMTLADIARESGLDRSATQRLVYTLETLGYLRRIPDTRNYGLTPKVLQFSYNYVRANELIDKASPYLLDISRTLGETTNLQELDGHEIVFVARFPGHHLVNVDIAVGSRLPAFFTASGTAILSRLSDEHRREILAQTRLEAITPYTEVNPEKLLDRVQRVAEKGYAIIVNETVLGDISVAAPVTDHRGFAVAAINISVPTTRWTVARVEAELAPHVQVAATSISKSKFAGYSR, from the coding sequence AAAAAAACATCGACGACACGCAAGAAGAACAAGCGCCCACCGCAACCCGGTCGTCGCTGTTTGTCGGCTCCACTGAAAAAGCATTTCAGGTGCTGCACGCCTTCGACGGGTCGAAACGGCACATGACCCTGGCCGACATCGCGCGTGAGTCGGGCCTGGACCGCAGCGCCACCCAGCGCCTGGTCTATACGCTGGAAACGCTGGGCTACCTGCGCCGCATTCCGGATACACGCAACTATGGGCTGACGCCGAAAGTGCTGCAGTTTTCGTACAACTATGTGCGTGCCAACGAGCTGATCGACAAGGCATCGCCGTATCTGCTGGACATCAGCCGCACGCTGGGTGAGACGACAAACCTGCAAGAGCTGGATGGCCACGAGATCGTTTTCGTGGCACGTTTCCCCGGCCATCATCTGGTGAATGTGGACATCGCAGTCGGCAGCCGCCTGCCGGCGTTTTTCACGGCGTCGGGCACGGCGATTTTGTCACGCCTGTCGGATGAGCATCGCCGCGAGATCCTGGCGCAGACAAGGCTGGAAGCGATCACGCCGTATACCGAAGTGAACCCCGAGAAATTGCTGGACCGCGTGCAGCGCGTGGCCGAGAAGGGTTACGCGATCATCGTGAACGAAACGGTGTTGGGCGATATTTCCGTGGCCGCACCCGTGACGGACCACCGCGGGTTCGCGGTGGCAGCGATCAATATTTCGGTGCCGACGACACGTTGGACGGTAGCCCGGGTCGAAGCCGAATTGGCGCCGCACGTGCAGGTGGCGGCGACATCGATTTCGAAATCGAAGTTCGCGGGGTATTCGAGGTAG